A single window of Leptospira dzoumogneensis DNA harbors:
- a CDS encoding carboxy terminal-processing peptidase: MRFAYKRLILYFILIILPAAQFSDSEITPADKAAHLVKILEEQHYGKAKLLNRKYYINSSERFLSELDPQGLIYLKEDIEKFSTMFREHQNFSELNSALWEIALRFAFHFRNRLALFMEMLDQDSENISDEFKIYIKGKTEYQKDLSSLKKRWASYIESRTLQQFFEIGKYRSSDDFSKAFQKERKKIRRSILNFEIYRLRNSLTSSDEMIDSLGSQFLDSMLKELDPHSSFYSDSFRKKFKSPDLDKGLSFGLEFEHSQFGDTRISEIYPGGAAWNSGEIHKGDKIVEIRNSLNSDAGTNVADISAEELYIFINREIPQKAFFKIRKLSGKTAWIELQKTKKAKEEDFILTQVLEGEKKIGYIYLPSFYTDSETDLLGCSEDIARAILKLKRESIEGLILDVRDNYGGSLQEAMDLAGLFIDEGPLFLSENGNRELNILKDPNRGRIYSGPLLILQNSQSASGPEFLSHVLKDYNRALIVGSSSFGKASSQKFLSMKEGKYKIDKIKFTTGLYYGLDNASHQQKGVTPHIELPQWNNFPLRETDLENSLSPNSISKEIRYEILPELPVRSLKNKSSDRIEKSQFFQKIGAIQNKAKKWLSKPKEIPLDPQDFFEFYQEREKLINQINEISFFKSPVFSSQATSFDKKSIHSGSIENQILKSKKDRLESDPYVEESYNIINDFINYNEGK; encoded by the coding sequence ATGCGTTTTGCTTATAAGAGACTCATTCTCTATTTTATCCTCATAATTTTACCCGCAGCACAATTTTCAGACTCGGAAATTACGCCTGCGGACAAAGCTGCGCATCTTGTAAAAATTTTAGAAGAACAACACTATGGAAAGGCCAAATTACTTAACCGAAAATATTACATCAATTCCTCGGAGCGTTTTCTTTCTGAATTAGATCCTCAAGGTTTGATCTACCTCAAAGAGGATATAGAAAAATTTTCCACGATGTTTCGAGAACACCAAAACTTTTCGGAACTCAATTCCGCGCTTTGGGAAATAGCCCTTAGATTCGCCTTCCATTTTCGAAATAGACTAGCTTTATTTATGGAAATGTTAGATCAGGACTCGGAAAATATCTCCGACGAATTTAAGATATACATAAAAGGCAAGACCGAATACCAAAAGGATCTATCTTCCTTAAAAAAGAGATGGGCCAGTTATATAGAGAGTAGGACCTTACAACAATTTTTCGAGATCGGAAAATATAGATCATCCGATGATTTTTCAAAAGCTTTTCAGAAAGAGAGAAAAAAGATCAGAAGATCTATTCTAAACTTCGAGATCTATAGATTACGGAACAGTTTGACTTCCTCCGATGAGATGATCGATTCATTAGGTTCTCAGTTTTTGGATTCAATGCTAAAAGAATTGGATCCTCATAGTAGTTTTTACTCGGACTCCTTTCGAAAAAAATTCAAATCTCCGGATCTTGATAAAGGTTTAAGTTTCGGATTGGAATTCGAACATTCCCAATTCGGAGACACACGTATTTCGGAAATCTATCCAGGCGGAGCCGCTTGGAATTCCGGAGAGATCCATAAAGGAGATAAAATAGTAGAGATACGTAATTCGTTAAATTCAGATGCGGGGACGAATGTCGCCGATATTTCCGCGGAAGAACTTTACATTTTTATAAATCGCGAAATTCCTCAAAAAGCGTTCTTTAAGATAAGAAAACTTTCAGGCAAAACGGCTTGGATCGAGCTGCAAAAGACTAAAAAGGCTAAAGAAGAGGATTTCATCCTTACTCAGGTATTGGAAGGGGAAAAAAAGATAGGCTATATCTATCTTCCTTCTTTCTATACGGACTCGGAAACGGATCTACTCGGATGTTCCGAGGATATAGCAAGAGCGATTTTAAAACTGAAACGGGAATCGATAGAAGGTTTAATCCTAGATGTAAGGGACAACTATGGCGGCTCTCTTCAGGAAGCTATGGATCTGGCCGGGTTATTTATAGACGAAGGTCCTCTTTTTTTAAGTGAGAACGGCAATCGGGAATTGAATATTTTGAAAGATCCGAATAGAGGAAGAATTTATTCAGGTCCGTTGCTAATCCTACAGAATTCCCAGAGTGCGTCCGGTCCCGAATTTCTGTCTCATGTATTAAAAGATTATAATAGAGCCTTGATTGTAGGTTCTTCTTCTTTCGGAAAGGCAAGCTCACAAAAATTTTTATCCATGAAAGAAGGAAAATACAAGATCGATAAAATAAAATTTACTACCGGATTATATTACGGTCTAGATAATGCAAGTCACCAGCAAAAAGGAGTAACCCCTCACATAGAACTCCCTCAATGGAATAATTTTCCTCTTAGGGAAACGGATCTGGAAAACAGCCTTTCCCCTAACTCCATTTCTAAAGAGATCCGTTATGAAATTTTGCCGGAACTCCCAGTTCGCAGCCTGAAAAATAAATCATCAGATAGAATCGAAAAAAGTCAGTTTTTTCAAAAGATAGGAGCCATTCAAAACAAAGCGAAAAAATGGCTTTCCAAGCCTAAGGAAATTCCCCTAGATCCCCAGGATTTTTTTGAATTCTATCAGGAAAGAGAGAAGTTAATAAACCAAATAAACGAAATTTCGTTTTTCAAAAGTCCAGTTTTCAGCTCCCAAGCAACCTCTTTCGATAAAAAATCTATACATAGCGGCAGTATAGAGAACCAAATACTCAAATCCAAAAAGGATAGACTCGAATCCGATCCGTATGTGGAAGAATCATACAATATAATTAACGATTTCATAAATTATAATGAAGGAAAGTAG
- a CDS encoding LIC11966 family surface protein, with product MKYKGMVWKILVTLLVFSFATNLTAKSPAEALKYLNELTDPIDKISADRLSYIQALAHSNSKQDKEAKRAAIITSVEKALLNANQATKYDGNSDLKDAVIKYLNVYYTVLREDYGKLVDLKEAAEQSYDAMEAYMLAEKKAGEKLHEAAEKFGKEQRVFAKDNDITLYESKDRMSQLLKKSGEVMSYKDEIYLIDFKPYKQEFYLLQALKDQDVKAIEQNRETLLKYAEEGLKLLDKVVPYEGDSSLIQACKNNLNFYKMEAKDQIPTLIEFHMKEARFDAYKKKFNEKEPKDRTQEDVDTHNKLLGEVNTLVPTYNKINQTLNKQRGVLIEQWNKSNKNFLSKHVPKK from the coding sequence ATGAAATATAAAGGAATGGTATGGAAAATCCTAGTAACCTTACTGGTTTTTTCCTTCGCGACAAATCTAACAGCAAAAAGCCCGGCGGAAGCTTTGAAATATTTAAACGAACTGACCGATCCGATAGATAAAATATCGGCAGATCGTTTATCATACATCCAAGCTCTGGCACATAGTAATAGTAAACAAGACAAGGAAGCCAAAAGAGCCGCGATCATTACCTCCGTGGAAAAGGCCCTATTGAACGCGAACCAAGCCACGAAGTATGATGGAAACTCCGACCTAAAAGACGCAGTCATCAAATATCTAAATGTATACTATACCGTTTTGAGAGAAGACTACGGAAAGTTAGTCGACCTAAAAGAAGCCGCTGAACAATCCTACGATGCAATGGAAGCCTATATGCTCGCAGAGAAAAAAGCAGGTGAAAAATTGCACGAGGCAGCCGAAAAATTCGGCAAAGAACAAAGAGTCTTTGCAAAGGACAATGATATCACTCTTTACGAAAGTAAAGATAGAATGAGCCAACTATTGAAAAAATCGGGAGAGGTAATGAGCTATAAAGATGAAATCTATTTGATCGATTTCAAACCTTATAAGCAGGAATTTTATCTATTACAAGCTCTCAAAGACCAGGACGTAAAGGCAATCGAACAAAATAGAGAAACACTTTTAAAGTATGCGGAAGAAGGTCTTAAATTGTTGGATAAGGTAGTCCCTTATGAGGGCGATTCATCCTTGATCCAAGCATGTAAAAATAACCTGAACTTCTATAAGATGGAGGCAAAAGATCAAATCCCTACTCTAATCGAATTCCATATGAAAGAAGCCCGCTTCGACGCTTACAAAAAGAAATTTAACGAAAAAGAACCGAAAGATCGTACCCAAGAGGATGTGGACACCCATAATAAACTTTTGGGAGAAGTAAACACGTTAGTCCCTACTTATAATAAGATAAACCAAACCTTAAATAAGCAGCGCGGCGTATTGATCGAGCAATGGAATAAGTCCAATAAAAACTTCTTATCCAAGCATGTTCCCAAAAAGTAA
- the queG gene encoding tRNA epoxyqueuosine(34) reductase QueG, translated as MLLESKELLDRLKHIAETNGFQLFGVGPASVPSEDKENILHWVGEGRHGNMEWYPKNMNLRLELEGLGFKPESVIALGALYNDPEYDNLDLPYRFSRYAMGEDYHSVLRKKASGLLEFLRKKFPNQKFRQGVDSLPVPEKILAREAGIGWIGKNTNLIHEEYGSFFFISLIFTDLPLRFVSIKAKDRCGTCTACIDSCPTGALEPYKIDARKCISYKTIEDRSENVDSLHGWVYGCDICQEICPWNQVKARKKGWKTEIGEFKIRDLFKEENLSDLDEKKFKVYFQDSAVNRISYFQLKRNLKAVSREK; from the coding sequence ATGCTTCTCGAAAGTAAAGAACTTCTGGATAGGCTAAAACATATCGCAGAGACGAATGGTTTCCAATTATTCGGAGTGGGACCTGCTTCCGTTCCTTCCGAAGATAAGGAGAATATTCTTCATTGGGTGGGAGAAGGCCGTCATGGAAATATGGAATGGTATCCTAAAAACATGAATCTTCGGCTGGAATTAGAAGGACTCGGATTCAAACCTGAATCCGTAATTGCGTTAGGTGCATTATATAACGACCCGGAATATGATAATTTGGATCTGCCTTACCGGTTTTCTAGGTACGCGATGGGAGAAGATTATCATTCCGTTCTTCGCAAAAAAGCTTCCGGCTTGCTAGAGTTTTTAAGGAAGAAGTTTCCGAATCAAAAATTCAGACAAGGAGTGGACTCTTTACCGGTTCCTGAAAAAATTTTAGCTAGGGAAGCGGGAATTGGTTGGATCGGAAAAAATACGAATTTGATCCATGAAGAATATGGGTCCTTCTTCTTTATCAGTTTAATTTTTACGGATCTTCCTCTTCGTTTTGTTTCCATAAAGGCAAAGGACAGATGTGGGACTTGTACAGCCTGTATAGATTCGTGTCCTACCGGTGCATTGGAACCTTACAAAATTGATGCTCGTAAATGTATCTCCTACAAAACAATCGAAGATAGATCCGAGAATGTGGACTCTCTGCATGGCTGGGTGTACGGCTGCGATATTTGCCAAGAGATCTGTCCTTGGAATCAGGTCAAAGCGCGTAAGAAGGGTTGGAAAACTGAGATAGGTGAATTTAAGATCCGAGATCTATTCAAAGAAGAAAATCTCTCGGATCTGGATGAGAAAAAATTCAAGGTTTACTTTCAGGATTCCGCAGTCAATCGGATATCTTATTTCCAGCTTAAACGAAACTTGAAAGCGGTAAGTAGAGAAAAATAG
- a CDS encoding LIC_11502 family protein → MEGEETSLYSLSGGIPLQELLTAAKEAGLDLPKERTKPLGRILLAGLLGALRGFDERGLSPFLPTHKYIFAEIVSDLTDAYSILSQESDEKTILQAACDFGIKKVYHLEWKLYSSKDLF, encoded by the coding sequence ATGGAAGGAGAAGAAACATCCTTATATTCTTTATCAGGAGGAATTCCTCTCCAGGAACTTTTAACCGCGGCAAAAGAAGCCGGCTTGGATCTTCCTAAAGAAAGAACAAAGCCCTTGGGCAGGATTTTACTCGCAGGACTTTTAGGAGCGCTGCGAGGTTTTGATGAGAGAGGTCTTTCTCCCTTCTTACCCACTCATAAATATATCTTTGCAGAGATCGTTTCGGATCTTACTGATGCTTATTCTATCCTATCCCAAGAATCGGATGAAAAAACGATTTTACAAGCAGCTTGCGACTTCGGGATCAAAAAAGTATATCATCTTGAATGGAAATTATACTCTTCTAAAGATCTATTCTGA
- a CDS encoding DUF350 domain-containing protein, with amino-acid sequence MDFVWKYISLLGKDLAFFVLGFLVFYIGKKLKDWTEPRKLDEELVKSDNSALALSLSGYYIGVIILFITIVSHPGEKGDLLGDLFQVSSFSILGVVLLLLSQKINDGLILGGIDAIEEIYEKRNLAVASVLFGGTIASSFFIAAALNGDIGEKVFPQGLGIAVSPLVEKTIIGSIISVIFFSVGQIGMILFSVYYKLWVPYKLKRELEEKQNLAAGTAFAGALLAIGILLTRALFREFESLYQTGILLLLDLGLAFIIIPILHFFADWVVLPGSTLKEEIERDQNFGAGLLEAVVLVSFSAIIFFAV; translated from the coding sequence ATGGATTTCGTTTGGAAATATATTTCTTTACTAGGTAAGGATCTCGCCTTTTTCGTTTTAGGCTTTTTAGTCTTTTACATCGGCAAAAAACTCAAGGACTGGACGGAACCTCGCAAGCTGGACGAGGAATTAGTAAAATCAGATAATAGCGCTCTCGCACTGAGCTTATCCGGTTATTATATCGGGGTCATAATATTATTTATCACTATAGTTTCTCATCCGGGGGAGAAGGGGGACTTGTTGGGAGATCTTTTCCAAGTATCTTCTTTTTCGATATTGGGAGTTGTGCTACTTCTTCTTTCCCAAAAGATCAATGATGGATTGATTTTAGGCGGGATAGACGCGATCGAAGAGATCTACGAAAAAAGAAACCTAGCGGTAGCTTCCGTTTTATTTGGAGGAACCATTGCGAGTTCCTTTTTTATCGCGGCCGCATTGAATGGAGATATAGGAGAGAAGGTTTTCCCACAAGGTTTGGGGATCGCAGTTTCTCCACTTGTAGAAAAAACGATCATAGGATCCATCATCTCAGTGATTTTCTTTTCCGTGGGACAGATCGGAATGATCTTATTCTCAGTATATTATAAACTTTGGGTCCCTTATAAACTTAAGAGAGAGTTGGAAGAAAAACAAAATCTTGCAGCAGGCACTGCATTTGCCGGGGCATTACTTGCGATCGGGATCTTACTAACCAGAGCATTGTTTAGAGAATTTGAATCCTTATACCAAACTGGGATCTTATTACTTTTGGATCTTGGACTTGCATTTATAATCATTCCTATTTTACATTTTTTTGCGGACTGGGTAGTACTGCCCGGTTCCACATTGAAGGAAGAAATAGAAAGAGATCAAAATTTCGGGGCGGGGCTTTTGGAAGCAGTGGTGCTTGTATCCTTCTCCGCTATTATATTTTTTGCGGTTTGA
- the map gene encoding type I methionyl aminopeptidase yields the protein MIYIKNKTEIEKMRAAGKLAAALLDYISGFIQPGISTLAINDLCEEFTKKNGGKSAPLGYKGFPKSVCTSVNEVVCHGIPKAIDVLKEGDIVNVDVTPIVDGYHGDSSRTFIVGGKTSPEVERLVKDAERAMWIGIEQVKPGNRVSDIANAIDDYLTPKGYGIVKDLMGHGIGRGFHEEPQIPHYRSGRKLAKLEPGMTFTIEPMVNLGTWEVIFSKKDGWTVTTRDGKWSAQFEHTILVTEKGYEILTQA from the coding sequence TTGATCTACATCAAGAACAAGACTGAAATCGAGAAAATGAGGGCGGCGGGCAAATTAGCCGCCGCGCTTCTGGACTATATATCCGGGTTCATTCAACCCGGTATAAGTACTCTTGCGATCAATGATCTCTGCGAAGAGTTCACTAAGAAGAATGGAGGCAAGTCGGCTCCATTAGGTTACAAGGGTTTTCCGAAATCGGTATGTACTTCTGTCAACGAAGTCGTTTGCCACGGCATTCCAAAGGCAATTGATGTTCTGAAGGAAGGAGATATAGTCAACGTTGACGTTACTCCTATCGTGGATGGATATCATGGAGACAGCTCTCGTACTTTTATCGTAGGCGGTAAAACTTCTCCGGAAGTGGAACGTCTTGTTAAAGATGCGGAACGTGCCATGTGGATCGGGATAGAACAGGTCAAACCTGGAAATCGTGTGAGCGATATCGCAAATGCGATCGATGACTATTTGACTCCGAAAGGATATGGGATCGTTAAAGATCTAATGGGCCACGGAATAGGCAGAGGTTTCCATGAAGAACCTCAAATTCCTCATTACCGATCCGGCCGTAAACTAGCCAAATTAGAACCTGGAATGACATTCACTATAGAACCGATGGTGAATTTAGGGACCTGGGAAGTGATCTTTTCTAAAAAGGATGGTTGGACTGTGACCACAAGGGACGGAAAATGGTCCGCTCAGTTCGAACATACCATTTTAGTCACTGAAAAAGGCTATGAAATTTTAACCCAAGCATAG
- a CDS encoding SpiroCoCo family coiled-coil protein translates to MKEIEGSVKDLKVSLEEEVGALHASHSDRFRSEWDSIRENVKIFDVQVSTRMKEMDSYVKDIREALEGTAGDILAEAESKVSEIGLSIEDEFRKMDRRFEHFSRSWEEDVQSQKNHTMDAIRGLEERLGQIHFKGAEYLEEFSKSYAEQKDKIEEFVSKYKANFQKEGEEVREDLVSRFKDLKAEAITSVENVKVEYSAVGERFENLLRKNEKLLEMQAEKIRTSTESQLEKAGEQARVVLDKLKESGQDFFERQEEKIDRLNDTIDSKINRQLSALLDKGQIQLSQLEERIAKHLADVKRHLEEALDSGIKESEDQMKEFQNQVKYLLKETEESSEEFLKTGREEFQKAQKEYRVLQIDLRKDLEDIQDAKRSLFSELEEEAEKLRSSVDDISERILDAEKRSALFLDVKEIIERSEEFVSEMKEALEDANHTEKTYEDLDQNLVRIKKVQEDLETRISQAEERSSEILSIEEKAEVLKEEFERIMEESSQWNDTHRKLVEAGERAFEMESRFLDLEDRLGRVVSVREEIKQLDQDSQGHKENSFKLAQKIREMEKEISVIEAREREVAETLRKTDDRLETLAGRKEEILSVEAKFDKIEDLMSELGERHKQISTLQQRLDDMKEGALSVKDDLEGLLSEAEDTFEKLSTFMDIVQTNMSKTGGGKSGKSEKDPLVARKKATVLNLFHNFHWQPETIAEKLGLETSLVQTIIQNETVKKG, encoded by the coding sequence ATGAAAGAGATAGAAGGTTCCGTGAAAGATCTGAAAGTTTCTTTAGAGGAAGAAGTAGGAGCATTACATGCTTCTCATTCGGATCGTTTCCGTTCCGAGTGGGATTCTATTCGAGAGAACGTAAAAATTTTCGACGTCCAGGTTTCTACCCGGATGAAAGAAATGGATTCTTATGTAAAAGATATCCGAGAAGCATTGGAAGGAACCGCAGGTGATATTCTTGCGGAAGCGGAATCCAAGGTAAGCGAGATCGGTCTTTCTATAGAAGACGAGTTCCGCAAGATGGACAGAAGATTCGAACACTTCTCCCGTTCTTGGGAAGAAGATGTACAATCCCAGAAAAACCATACCATGGATGCGATCCGTGGATTGGAAGAAAGACTGGGACAGATCCATTTTAAAGGCGCAGAATATCTGGAAGAATTCTCCAAATCTTATGCGGAACAAAAAGATAAGATCGAAGAATTCGTATCTAAATATAAGGCCAACTTCCAGAAAGAGGGAGAAGAGGTCAGGGAAGATCTTGTATCTCGTTTCAAAGATCTGAAAGCAGAAGCAATTACGAGTGTAGAGAACGTAAAAGTGGAATATTCTGCTGTGGGAGAAAGGTTCGAAAACCTTCTGCGCAAGAACGAAAAACTTTTAGAAATGCAAGCGGAGAAGATCCGCACTTCTACCGAATCCCAATTGGAAAAGGCGGGAGAGCAGGCAAGAGTCGTTCTGGACAAACTGAAAGAATCCGGCCAAGACTTCTTCGAAAGACAGGAAGAAAAAATAGATCGTTTGAACGATACTATAGATTCCAAGATCAACAGACAATTGTCTGCACTACTGGACAAAGGACAGATCCAATTAAGCCAATTGGAAGAAAGGATCGCAAAACATTTAGCGGATGTAAAACGACATCTGGAAGAAGCTTTAGATTCAGGGATCAAAGAAAGCGAAGACCAGATGAAGGAATTCCAAAATCAGGTAAAATATTTACTGAAAGAGACCGAAGAATCTTCGGAAGAATTCCTAAAAACTGGAAGAGAAGAATTCCAGAAGGCACAAAAAGAATATCGTGTTCTTCAGATCGATCTTCGCAAAGATCTGGAAGATATCCAAGATGCAAAACGTTCTCTATTCTCCGAATTGGAAGAAGAAGCTGAAAAATTACGTTCTTCCGTGGATGATATCTCTGAAAGGATATTGGATGCAGAAAAACGTTCTGCACTCTTCTTAGATGTAAAAGAAATTATAGAACGTTCCGAAGAGTTTGTCTCCGAGATGAAAGAAGCTCTGGAAGATGCAAACCATACCGAAAAAACCTATGAGGATCTGGACCAAAACTTAGTTCGGATCAAAAAAGTACAAGAAGATCTGGAAACTCGAATCTCTCAGGCAGAAGAAAGAAGTTCAGAAATTCTTTCTATAGAAGAAAAAGCGGAAGTCCTAAAAGAAGAATTCGAAAGGATCATGGAAGAATCTTCCCAATGGAACGATACTCATCGTAAATTGGTAGAGGCTGGAGAAAGGGCATTCGAAATGGAATCCCGCTTCTTGGATCTGGAAGATCGTCTAGGCAGAGTTGTATCCGTTAGAGAAGAGATCAAACAACTGGATCAAGACAGCCAAGGTCATAAAGAGAATTCATTCAAATTAGCTCAGAAAATACGCGAGATGGAAAAAGAGATCTCCGTAATAGAAGCTAGAGAAAGAGAAGTCGCAGAAACTCTTAGAAAAACTGACGATAGGCTAGAGACTCTCGCAGGAAGAAAAGAAGAAATACTCTCTGTAGAAGCTAAGTTCGATAAGATAGAAGACCTAATGTCAGAGTTAGGAGAGCGCCATAAACAGATCAGCACTCTCCAACAAAGATTAGATGATATGAAAGAAGGTGCTTTATCCGTTAAGGACGACCTAGAAGGTCTACTCTCCGAAGCGGAAGATACATTCGAAAAACTTTCTACATTCATGGACATTGTCCAGACCAATATGTCTAAGACTGGTGGGGGAAAATCCGGTAAGTCGGAGAAAGATCCCCTAGTAGCTAGAAAGAAAGCAACGGTGTTGAATTTATTTCATAATTTTCATTGGCAACCAGAGACGATCGCTGAAAAATTAGGGCTCGAAACTTCTTTGGTCCAAACTATCATTCAAAACGAGACGGTGAAAAAGGGATGA
- a CDS encoding class I SAM-dependent DNA methyltransferase has translation MDRNTREQGNKSRIISPIPKKRPYTAFAGIYDGVMKRAPYRDWARMILESYQIGTQKIHPKIALDLGCGTCKIWKFLPSSTELWGIDNSPEMLQIADSQQIRGVRKLGDLLSFPKLGRSFDLVFSVHDTLNYFQREEELIQVFAQVSGVLEKNGVFFFDVSTSENFRKNFQDKVLKETHGKTKLVWKNEFDPETSVLKTSLEFSGPGISELEEHYHRAYPLETWSKILQNSGLEILGIGSDYEAWEIYPKANYWNFMCRKI, from the coding sequence ATGGATAGGAATACTCGCGAGCAGGGGAATAAATCAAGAATTATTTCTCCAATCCCCAAAAAAAGGCCGTATACGGCATTTGCGGGCATTTATGACGGAGTCATGAAACGGGCACCTTATCGCGACTGGGCGAGGATGATTTTAGAATCTTACCAGATCGGAACCCAAAAAATCCATCCCAAAATCGCATTAGATCTAGGCTGCGGCACCTGCAAAATTTGGAAATTCCTACCTTCTTCGACTGAACTCTGGGGAATCGACAATTCTCCTGAAATGCTTCAAATCGCCGATTCTCAGCAGATTAGAGGGGTCCGTAAATTAGGGGACCTTCTATCCTTCCCTAAATTGGGTCGGTCATTTGATCTGGTTTTTTCAGTTCACGACACTCTGAATTATTTTCAAAGAGAGGAAGAACTCATCCAAGTATTCGCCCAAGTTTCGGGAGTTTTGGAGAAGAATGGGGTCTTCTTTTTCGATGTAAGCACCTCCGAAAATTTTCGAAAAAATTTTCAAGATAAGGTCCTAAAAGAGACCCACGGGAAGACAAAACTCGTCTGGAAGAATGAATTTGATCCGGAAACTTCCGTTTTAAAGACCAGTTTGGAATTTTCGGGGCCTGGGATTTCGGAACTGGAGGAGCATTATCATAGGGCCTATCCGCTCGAAACTTGGTCGAAGATACTACAAAATTCAGGCCTAGAAATTCTAGGGATCGGTTCCGATTATGAGGCCTGGGAAATTTATCCTAAGGCGAATTATTGGAATTTTATGTGCCGAAAAATTTGA
- a CDS encoding STAS domain-containing protein: MAKLTIQNKHGIVRFENQLLDGYEKVFDEISEQASRAHIQNLTLDMTPTKKITSSGVAKLLTLRNLLDHFGVKLEVVNLQPALMDVLRKFKVDTMLRIRA, translated from the coding sequence ATGGCCAAATTAACGATACAAAATAAACACGGAATCGTTCGTTTCGAAAATCAACTTCTGGACGGATATGAAAAAGTCTTTGATGAGATTTCCGAACAGGCTTCCAGGGCACATATCCAAAACCTAACTCTGGACATGACCCCAACCAAAAAAATCACTTCCAGCGGAGTTGCTAAACTGCTGACTCTCCGAAACCTTTTGGATCATTTCGGGGTGAAATTAGAAGTGGTAAATCTTCAACCTGCTTTAATGGATGTTCTTCGTAAGTTCAAAGTGGACACTATGCTCCGTATCAGAGCTTAA
- a CDS encoding ABC transporter ATP-binding protein: MASLQVSDLSKSYFGKVAISNLNFSIPKNRITGLLGPNGAGKTTALRILTGFVQPDKGSVSLDGVFLEKDPQRIKQRLGYLPETSAIYPDMTVGEYLDFIGNARGMETSFFKKRKKEVLDICDLRSQTFSLAGILSKGTRQRLALAGALLHDPDWIVLDEPSSGLDPIQISHFRDVLRNLGKDKIVLLSTHILSEVEETCDHALVLHKGNLVADLPVSEFKRSDSVLLTAKTNQENLEKVLEGKNVQIISADIESEYTKFRLESPSLKPEEIFEIIRKESFPILEYKISQKSLESVFQDLVSG; this comes from the coding sequence GTGGCCTCTCTCCAGGTATCCGATCTTTCTAAATCCTATTTCGGGAAGGTCGCAATCTCTAATCTAAACTTCTCCATTCCTAAAAATAGGATCACAGGTTTACTTGGGCCCAACGGCGCGGGTAAAACAACTGCACTCAGAATTCTTACTGGTTTTGTGCAGCCTGATAAAGGTTCCGTATCACTCGACGGAGTCTTTTTAGAAAAAGATCCCCAAAGAATAAAACAAAGATTAGGTTATCTCCCCGAAACCTCCGCAATCTATCCTGATATGACCGTGGGAGAATATTTGGATTTTATAGGAAACGCAAGAGGAATGGAAACTTCCTTCTTCAAAAAAAGAAAAAAAGAAGTATTAGATATTTGTGATCTAAGATCCCAAACTTTTTCTTTGGCAGGAATTCTATCCAAAGGAACAAGACAAAGATTAGCATTGGCCGGAGCGTTACTACATGATCCGGATTGGATCGTTTTAGATGAACCTAGTTCCGGTTTGGATCCCATCCAAATCTCCCATTTTAGAGATGTACTCCGAAATTTAGGAAAAGATAAAATAGTATTATTATCCACTCATATCTTATCCGAGGTAGAAGAAACCTGCGATCATGCTTTGGTTTTGCATAAAGGGAATCTAGTGGCGGATCTCCCTGTTTCCGAATTCAAAAGATCGGACTCTGTCCTTCTAACCGCCAAAACGAATCAAGAAAACTTGGAAAAAGTTTTAGAAGGTAAAAATGTGCAGATCATTTCTGCAGATATAGAAAGTGAATATACAAAATTCAGATTGGAATCCCCTTCTCTTAAGCCTGAGGAAATTTTCGAGATCATCCGAAAAGAGTCATTTCCAATTTTAGAATATAAGATTTCCCAAAAGTCTTTAGAATCGGTCTTTCAGGATCTGGTTTCCGGTTAA